In the Hordeum vulgare subsp. vulgare chromosome 7H, MorexV3_pseudomolecules_assembly, whole genome shotgun sequence genome, one interval contains:
- the LOC123408206 gene encoding uncharacterized protein LOC123408206, producing the protein MVQPGSINPSSRYLPPIPSCFFSITLRKPTATPRTKKNRSTHTLLTSLQERHRLASPRRPIGFLHNCLTRSCSPDARRRPRRQNSGPSTLQSSFPASHSPDAGHRHDPPLHHSSFPASHSPDVGHRHDPPLRHLAPPSRPDASAKATQSQPAHLTLVIDLIGFCKQSEASMSCFLPEWWQIEPNSTCRVQFK; encoded by the exons atggttcaaccaggcTCGATCAACCCCTCCTCTCGCTACCTCCCACCCATCCCGTCCTGTTTTTTTTCAATTACCCTCCGAAAACCAACCGCAACCCCGCGCACGAAGAAAAATCGCTCCACCCACACGCTCCTCACGTCGCTCCAAGAAAGgcatcgcctcgcctcgcctcgccgacCGATAGGGTTCCTGCACAACTGCCTCACCAGATCCTGCTCACCGGATGCGAGACGCCGACCTCGCCGCCAAAACTCTGGCCCCTCTACGCTGCAGAGCTCCTTCCCCGCCTCTCACTCGCCCGACGCCGGGCACCGACATGACCCGCCTCTGCACCACAGCTCCTTCCCCGCCTCTCACTCGCCCGACGTCGGGCACCGACATGACCCGCCTCTGCGCCACCTCGCCCCGCCCTCACGGCCGGATGCGTCTGCCAAGGCCACCCAGTCCCAGCCCGCTCATTTGACGCTG GTGATTGATTTAATCGGATTTTGCAAGCAATCTGAAGCCAGCATGTCATGTTTCTTGCCTGAGTGGTGGCAAATAGAGCCGAACAGTACTTGTCGTGTTCAGTTTAAATGA